From a single Fulvivirga ulvae genomic region:
- a CDS encoding UpxY family transcription antiterminator yields MPHSPKQPFRMDVSNDMSELKQKTSWYIFYTAPRAEKVAQRELLIKGYDVFLPITKTMRVWNNRQKKIIDQVLFPSYIFVNTQECQLYKICQTRKITTYIHCGGKPSKISRKCIEGIKRMINLDQELSVVPDFSKGETVEIISGPLAGYEGVLLEQQSKTKFGIRLNAINQTVFIDICRNMVKRKHAFEKGTLTS; encoded by the coding sequence ATGCCCCATAGCCCCAAGCAACCATTTCGGATGGATGTCAGTAATGATATGTCCGAACTGAAGCAAAAAACAAGTTGGTATATCTTTTACACCGCCCCACGAGCAGAAAAAGTGGCTCAAAGGGAGTTATTGATCAAAGGCTACGATGTCTTTTTGCCAATAACCAAAACAATGCGGGTCTGGAACAACCGCCAGAAGAAAATAATAGATCAGGTGCTTTTTCCCAGCTACATTTTTGTGAACACACAGGAATGTCAACTGTATAAGATCTGCCAGACCCGTAAAATCACCACCTATATACATTGTGGAGGGAAACCTTCAAAAATCAGCCGTAAGTGCATAGAAGGCATAAAGCGGATGATCAACCTGGACCAGGAACTCTCAGTAGTACCTGATTTTAGTAAAGGTGAAACAGTGGAGATAATCAGTGGCCCGCTGGCAGGCTATGAAGGCGTGCTCCTGGAGCAGCAATCCAAAACCAAGTTTGGCATACGCCTCAATGCTATTAACCAGACAGTGTTCATTGATATCTGTAGAAATATGGTCAAAAGGAAGCACGCATTCGAAAAAGGCACTTTAACATCCTGA
- a CDS encoding GNAT family N-acetyltransferase gives MTVNIRQEKESDYTAVFDLIEEAFRTEPMSDHAEHFLVERLRKSQAFIPELSIVAEMDKRVIGHILLTRVTIENEMDKFDSLALAPVSVLPQYQKQGIGGMLIRYAHGKARELGYGSVVLLGHEKYYPKFGYRPAESFGIQLPFDAPGENCMIIELMINSLDGVKGIVEYPEEFYR, from the coding sequence ATGACAGTAAATATTAGACAAGAAAAAGAGAGCGATTATACTGCAGTTTTTGATCTGATAGAAGAGGCTTTCAGAACGGAACCCATGAGCGATCATGCCGAGCATTTTCTGGTAGAACGTTTAAGAAAGTCGCAGGCCTTTATTCCGGAATTGTCCATAGTGGCCGAAATGGATAAAAGGGTTATTGGACATATTTTGCTTACCAGAGTTACCATAGAAAACGAAATGGATAAATTTGATTCCCTGGCACTAGCACCCGTTTCGGTACTTCCGCAATACCAAAAACAAGGAATTGGAGGTATGCTGATTAGATATGCGCACGGAAAAGCCAGAGAATTGGGATATGGTTCCGTGGTACTTCTCGGACATGAAAAATATTATCCGAAATTTGGATACAGGCCGGCAGAAAGTTTTGGTATTCAATTGCCCTTTGATGCTCCAGGGGAAAACTGTATGATCATAGAACTTATGATAAACAGTTTGGACGGCGTGAAAGGTATAGTAGAATATCCCGAAGAGTTTTACCGGTAA
- a CDS encoding CHAP domain-containing protein, whose translation MKTTLNLFFACLFLALLACSEETIEVKTPDQEIALSERNTQPGKESSNDARLLPGECRYAYPDNCTLYVSCRLAAGGFSQWGFDASTYSAKLSMINTSSGHVPRYGDVAIFNTGTQWGHMAFVEWRDPSTGQIHISETNWNGQDFSWRTTTGTFPGLMGYHRP comes from the coding sequence ATGAAAACAACCTTAAACCTTTTTTTCGCATGTTTGTTTTTAGCCCTTTTGGCATGTAGTGAGGAAACTATTGAAGTAAAAACCCCGGATCAGGAAATTGCACTCAGTGAACGGAATACCCAGCCTGGCAAGGAGTCCTCAAATGATGCACGCCTTTTGCCCGGGGAATGCAGGTATGCATATCCTGACAACTGCACACTTTATGTATCCTGTAGATTAGCTGCGGGAGGTTTCAGCCAGTGGGGATTTGATGCTTCAACATACTCGGCAAAATTGAGTATGATTAATACTTCCAGTGGCCATGTTCCAAGATATGGGGATGTAGCCATATTTAATACAGGAACCCAATGGGGACATATGGCCTTTGTAGAATGGCGCGATCCCAGTACCGGTCAAATTCATATAAGCGAAACCAACTGGAATGGACAGGACTTTAGCTGGAGAACCACCACCGGCACCTTCCCTGGCTTGATGGGATATCATCGTCCTTAA
- a CDS encoding lytic polysaccharide monooxygenase, with the protein MKKTLKILVFLCLLGTSQYVYSHGTVIYPPSRIYNCYTNSSPVCEPCGDAVYNWMGVLQPHTNYGNHPAYVPDGQIASGGNGGPADFSCLDALTTDWPATTVNYGYIDVKWKNTAPHLTQYYKVYITQLNWDPTKPLRWNDLIEIGHVGKRPAEPFTTIRSYIPDSYAGKRAALVSVWQRDYTHSHEAFYSVSDIFVSGDVGCNTGDPIDVTFANNTDCTLQYYQNNDLKGSANAGGSYPTNTTVGSEWQARKTSGDLIDSFITACNQTTYSSSGQCDDNGCSDGDAVNVTFTNNTDCALEYYQNNDLKGSANAGGSYATSATVGSQWQARKTSGDELSSFTIVCDQATYNSTGSCNDGTGGCAPAYGPYPNYYMNGDIVSYSGHNYESLSDNLFNVTPGTAAHWWKDLGPCTANINSRVLNQEELSGELNFVAFPNPANDIINLQVFNPQSSSYTITIMTMDGRVLETMKLQVSEGSARVNQSIKLNKLSPGIYFVNVTSGKKTTTKKIIVE; encoded by the coding sequence ATGAAAAAAACACTTAAAATTCTCGTATTTCTTTGCTTATTGGGTACTTCTCAATATGTATACTCACATGGTACAGTTATCTACCCTCCAAGCAGGATCTATAATTGCTACACCAACTCCAGCCCTGTTTGCGAACCCTGTGGCGATGCCGTTTATAACTGGATGGGCGTTTTACAACCCCATACCAATTATGGAAATCACCCGGCTTATGTTCCTGACGGCCAAATTGCCAGCGGTGGTAACGGTGGCCCGGCAGACTTTAGCTGTCTTGATGCGCTAACCACCGATTGGCCGGCAACAACGGTTAACTATGGTTATATCGATGTGAAATGGAAAAATACAGCGCCTCACCTGACACAATATTATAAGGTATATATCACTCAATTAAACTGGGATCCCACAAAACCATTGCGATGGAATGACCTGATAGAAATTGGCCATGTTGGAAAAAGGCCTGCAGAACCATTTACTACAATCAGGTCATATATCCCTGATTCTTATGCCGGTAAAAGAGCTGCCTTAGTAAGCGTTTGGCAAAGAGACTACACCCATAGCCATGAGGCATTTTACTCGGTAAGTGATATTTTCGTTTCCGGTGATGTTGGGTGTAATACCGGCGATCCTATAGACGTGACCTTTGCTAATAATACTGATTGCACATTGCAGTATTATCAAAACAATGATTTAAAAGGGTCTGCCAATGCAGGAGGTTCTTATCCGACAAATACTACGGTAGGAAGCGAGTGGCAAGCCCGTAAAACTTCCGGCGACCTGATCGACAGCTTTATAACTGCTTGTAATCAGACCACCTACAGCTCTTCAGGACAATGCGATGATAACGGATGCTCCGATGGCGATGCTGTAAATGTTACTTTTACCAATAATACGGATTGTGCGTTGGAGTATTATCAGAACAACGATTTAAAAGGATCTGCCAATGCAGGAGGTTCTTACGCTACAAGTGCTACCGTAGGAAGCCAGTGGCAAGCCCGTAAAACTTCCGGTGATGAATTAAGCAGCTTTACTATTGTCTGCGATCAGGCAACCTACAACTCCACAGGAAGCTGTAATGACGGTACAGGTGGATGTGCTCCGGCTTATGGCCCTTATCCAAACTACTATATGAACGGTGACATTGTAAGTTATAGCGGCCATAATTATGAGTCTCTTTCTGATAATCTTTTCAATGTTACTCCAGGCACCGCAGCACATTGGTGGAAAGATCTTGGTCCCTGCACCGCGAATATAAATTCACGTGTCCTTAACCAGGAAGAACTTTCGGGAGAGTTAAACTTTGTAGCCTTCCCTAACCCGGCGAATGACATTATTAACCTACAAGTGTTTAACCCTCAATCGTCGTCTTACACAATCACTATTATGACCATGGACGGAAGGGTTTTAGAAACTATGAAGCTCCAGGTATCGGAAGGTTCTGCCAGAGTGAACCAAAGCATAAAACTAAATAAACTGTCACCAGGCATTTATTTTGTAAATGTAACTTCCGGCAAGAAAACTACGACCAAAAAGATCATTGTAGAATAA